CGAGGATCAACAGGGTCAGACGGTTCATATTTTCTCCATGCTTCGAGGGGCGTGGAGAAATTCTAGGCAAGGGGCGCCGACAGAATCCGGGCAGGCGGATTAGGTTTCTGTAATGTCGGCCGCCGCGATGCTGAAGCCTATGGTGGTGGTCCGGTTGGCCGACCTGGCGTAGCTGCGGCCGCCGTGCATGCGCGCGATCGCGGCGACGATAGCCAATCCCAGCCCATGATGGTTGGCATCGAACTCACGCGCGCTGTCGCTGCGGTAGAAGCGGTAGAAAAGCCGCGGCAGATGTTCTTCCGGTATCGGTTCGCCCGCGTTGCGCACCGAGATCAGGATTTCGCCAGCGCTGCCGGGCTTGATCTCGACCTCGATCACGCTGTCCGGAGCGGCATAGCGTACGGCGTTCGAGACCAGGTTCGACACGGCGCGCTGAAACAGGGTGCGATCGACCTGCGCCGACGCATCGCCTACCACCGCGATATCGACCCCCGCGTCCAGGGCCTCGGCCTCGTGGTACTGCGTCACCTCCTGGACGATGGCGGCCAGGCTGGCTTGCCAGCTGCCTCGCGCCTGCGCGCCGCGGTCGGCCTGCGACAGGAACAGCATGTCGTTGACGATGCTGGAGAGGCGCTGCAGTTCTTCCAGGTTGGAACCCAATGTTTCGCGCAAGGCCTGCGGCGACGGGCGCGTGCTCAGCGCCAGCTCGGTCTCGCCGATCAGCGTTGCCAGCGGCGTGCGCATCTCGTGGGCTACGTCGGCGTTGAATCCCTCCATCTGCACGTAGGCGCGCTCCAGCCGCTGCAGCACCGCGTTGAACTGGCGCACCAGGGGCCGGATCTCGCAGGGTTGGCCGCTTTCGTCCAGCCGTTCGCCGATGCGGTCTGGAGACAGTTGCGCGGCCTGCTTGCCCAGTGCATCCAGTGGCGCCAGTCCTCTGCGCACCAGCAGGGTTCCGACCGCCGCCACGACGATGGCGCCGGCCAGGGCGCAGGCGAACAGGGTCCAGGCCAGCGCCTTGCGCAGGAGGATATCGCTGGAGATGTCCAGCACCAGCTCGGCGTTCATGGCGTCGCCGGGCCCGCCGGGGAAGGGCAGCGTGAAGGCGATGCGTCGCTCATGCGTGAAGTCGTTGTCGCCGGCGATGGGGCTGCCGTAATAGACCTTTTCGCCGTCGATCTCCAGCACCAGCGAGAAGTCGGGGCGGCCATAGAAGAAGTCGCTGAGCTTGTGGCGCAGGCGGGTGGAGTCCTGGCTGGCGGCGTTTTCCTCGACCAGGTGCCGTACGACTTCGACCTTCTGCTGCAGCAGCGCTTCCTGGCGGCTGGCCAGGTTGAGGTTGGTCGCGTAATAGACCGCCACGCATACCAGGCCGAGCGCAATGAAGGTCTGGATCG
The sequence above is drawn from the Achromobacter xylosoxidans genome and encodes:
- a CDS encoding heavy metal sensor histidine kinase, which codes for MPGQRPKSLHRWLSRWLAIQTFIALGLVCVAVYYATNLNLASRQEALLQQKVEVVRHLVEENAASQDSTRLRHKLSDFFYGRPDFSLVLEIDGEKVYYGSPIAGDNDFTHERRIAFTLPFPGGPGDAMNAELVLDISSDILLRKALAWTLFACALAGAIVVAAVGTLLVRRGLAPLDALGKQAAQLSPDRIGERLDESGQPCEIRPLVRQFNAVLQRLERAYVQMEGFNADVAHEMRTPLATLIGETELALSTRPSPQALRETLGSNLEELQRLSSIVNDMLFLSQADRGAQARGSWQASLAAIVQEVTQYHEAEALDAGVDIAVVGDASAQVDRTLFQRAVSNLVSNAVRYAAPDSVIEVEIKPGSAGEILISVRNAGEPIPEEHLPRLFYRFYRSDSAREFDANHHGLGLAIVAAIARMHGGRSYARSANRTTTIGFSIAAADITET